The Phragmitibacter flavus genome includes the window ACGCCCACCAGAATCAGAATCACCGACAACGCCGGCTTCAAATACCGGAACTTCGCAATCATTCCCGCCAGCGCGAAATACAGGGACCGCAGCCCCAAAATCGCAAACACATTGCTGGTGAACACCAGAAACGGATCCGCCGTGATCGCAAACACCGCCGGAATCGAATCCACCGCAAAGATCAAATCCGTGACCTCCACCAAAATCAGCGCCACCGCCAGCGGCGTTAGCAACCACTTCCCGTCAGGCGCCGAAGCCACCACCGGATCAATTCCGCCACCAGGCGCCTCGGTCTCCTTCGACCACGCGCCCCCTGCCCTCACCATGAAATGCTGACCATGAAAATCGCGCGTCACCGGGAAAAATTTGCGCACCCATTTCACCACCGGATTTCTCTCCGGATGCGCCTCCTCCTCATGCTTCGCCAGCAGCATCTTCACCCCCGTGAACACCAAAAACAAACCGAACAAATACAAGATCCAATGGAAATTTTGCACCAGCAAGGCCCCCATCCCGATCATCGCCCCACGCATCACCAACGCCCCCAAAATGCCCCAAAACAAAACCCGGTGCTGATACTTCGCCGGCACCGCCAGAGCCGTAAACACCATCGAAATGACGAAGATGTTGTCCACACTCAGCGACTTCTCCACCACGTAAGCCGTCAGGTATTTGGTCGCCGCCAGTGTCCCGTCATTGATCTTCTTGTCCACCGCATCCGTCATCAACCCCAGACCAAACCAATGGCCCTCATAAGCCTGATAAACCAGCAACGAAAACGCCAGTCCCATGCTGATCCACACCGCCGACCAGCTGAGCGACTCCTTAAATCCCACCACGTGCGACTTGCGGTGAAACACCCCAAGATCAAGCGCCAGCATCGCAATCACAAAACCAATGAAAATCAGCCAGGGCCAGAAAAGACCCGAAGCCTGAATCTGCGCGAGGAAAGAAAAAGACAACCCATTCATCATAAAATAAAAATCAATATCAATCGTTTAACCCTTAATCACTGAAACTTCTGAAGCAACCTGTTCACGCCGCCTTTTGAACAATGGCCGCGTCGGCAGGTATCTCGGCATCAACAGCGCAAAACCATGCGTCAGCACAAAGGCAGCCAACGCCATCAAGCAACCCGACGCCACCGACCCGACCACAAATCCGCCGGCATTTACCTGACCCAATCCTGGCAACGTCGTCTCCATGCGGTTTAGAATCGCAGGCATCGGCACCGTCAGATGTGCCTGAATCAAATTCCCCAGCCACATCTGCGCCGACCAGATCGGAACGCTGGTAAACGGATTCGTCAAAAAACAAGCCCCGACTGCAAACGGCACATTGCCACGCCAACCCATCGCCAAAATTGACGCCATCAACGCCTGTCCCGGCATCGGCATCAGCGCAAAAAACGATCCAATCGCCAGCCCCTTCGCCACTGAATCCCGGCACGGCACCCACAACGCCCGGTCAAAAAGCGGCTTTGTCAGCTTCTGCCACCAGACATGCCGACGTAGTTTCCGATGCCTCAAGGCCCGAAAACTTTTTTTGACCAGCCATAAATATCGTTCCTTCATACGTTGATGCACGGCATCCCCAGCTCAAACAAAACACTCCATTCATACGCCACCCGAGTTCCCACCATCGCATTCATTTCGACGGTCCGGGATCCACAGCCCCCTCCGGATGCCGGGTGAAACCTGCCACCCGCACCACCACCATTCAGGCCGCTGTGATTGGAGGCGCTCGCCCAAGGATCTGCCCCCGTCTGCCGGCATTCGACCAGTCCACCGAGACCAGGTCCAAAAAGATAACCTCTTTCACATCCTCGATCCAAACCCTCACCCAAAAATCCACGGGAGCCTTCGGCATCCATCCCCCAATCCGACCAACCAGCTGCACATCTGCATCGGCCTCACAAATCGCCGTCTCTCCCGCCACCGCCGGGCGATCAGCCT containing:
- a CDS encoding TerC family protein; the protein is MNGLSFSFLAQIQASGLFWPWLIFIGFVIAMLALDLGVFHRKSHVVGFKESLSWSAVWISMGLAFSLLVYQAYEGHWFGLGLMTDAVDKKINDGTLAATKYLTAYVVEKSLSVDNIFVISMVFTALAVPAKYQHRVLFWGILGALVMRGAMIGMGALLVQNFHWILYLFGLFLVFTGVKMLLAKHEEEAHPERNPVVKWVRKFFPVTRDFHGQHFMVRAGGAWSKETEAPGGGIDPVVASAPDGKWLLTPLAVALILVEVTDLIFAVDSIPAVFAITADPFLVFTSNVFAILGLRSLYFALAGMIAKFRYLKPALSVILILVGVKMLAAKWLKLWLGDSFNVIVLGLILAILTAGVVASLVAGPKEEEV
- a CDS encoding DUF2062 domain-containing protein, translating into MKERYLWLVKKSFRALRHRKLRRHVWWQKLTKPLFDRALWVPCRDSVAKGLAIGSFFALMPMPGQALMASILAMGWRGNVPFAVGACFLTNPFTSVPIWSAQMWLGNLIQAHLTVPMPAILNRMETTLPGLGQVNAGGFVVGSVASGCLMALAAFVLTHGFALLMPRYLPTRPLFKRRREQVASEVSVIKG